AAAATTCAACGGAGTCGCGTCGATGGAATTGTGAGTTGGGAAGGGGGCGAGCTTTGTCGCCTGAACGATGTACCCAAACGGGCGGACGTGCAGCTTGGCGATGCTGTCATTACTTCTGGTTACAGCGAAATTTTTCCGGCTGGCATACCCATCGGAACGATTGTCAATATTCACGATTCTCCTCGAGCGCTCTTCCTCCAGATCGAACTGAAGCCATCGGTAGATTTTCAAAAATTAGAGGAGGTTTTTGTTGTCGCCGACCTTGCAAAAGTTGAATGAGAACACTCCGCTATCGATCGACGCCATGTTAGCGTGTGGAGGAAACAGCACTCTTTCAACAGTCACATCAACATTCGAATTTCTGCCGAAAAAATAAGAATTGTCTGAGAGTGGCATTGTCTCGGACAAATTTAAAGTGTGTAAGTGTCTAACACATAAATTCGTCCCGAAGCAATGAAATATATTTTGGTCGTACTTTAAAAAGAGCATCAAGCAAAAATCCTGAAGTTTTGATAGGCAATAAAAAATCAACAGAATGCTCTCGCTCGACGAGCTGAATATAGCGCATAATGTGTTTTTGCGGGATATCGATTAAGTTTAAAAATGATCGCAGGTGAAGAAACAGAGGTCAAGCCTCATTCATGCAATTGATCAAATACATGATTGCTTTTGTGATTTTGTTGATCGTTGAGATCAACTTTATGCAACTGATCGCAATTAAGGATGTCACGCCAGATTTAATCTTGATCTTTGTGATCATTGTCAGTTTGAAAGAAAATCGAAATCGGGCAGGAGTAATAGGCTTTTTTGCCGGGCTTATTCAGGATGCGATGACAACACATTTTTTCGGCCTATCTGCTTTAGCAAAGACGATTGTCGGTTTCTGGGGATCATTTTTCCAGCGGCCGAATAAAAAATATAATTTAATTTCATATCTCCTTGCTGTAGTTTCCTTGGTGCTTATTCACGAGGTCATTTTTGGTTTTATCTACAAGTTGTCGCTTCATCTTGGATTTTTTAAAGCGCTGATCCGTTTTATAATTCCCAGAGCGCTTTACACCAGCTTTTTTGCTTTGATGGTTTATTTGCTATTCAGGGAGCGGCTCTGGAAAAGTGAGGAACGATTTGAATAATTGGTTGGATTTGCTATGCAACCGTTCATGACGCTTGCCAAAAAGCAGGTTGTTTATTCGGCGTTTGTGATAATATTGTTTATGATTTTAATTGCGCGATTTTTTTATTTGCAGATTTATAAACAGGAGCAATATTTCAAAGCTTCCGAGCGCAACAGGATCCGAGAGATTACAGTGGAACCCAATCGCGGATTGATGTTCGACCGCAATGGGGAAGTTTTAGTTGACAATTACCCGTCTTATTCCGCTTATGCTATTCCCTTTGAGGTGAGAAAGGCGGATAGCGTCCTAAATTTGGCCGGTAGAATTTTAGATATAAGCCCCGCCGAAATTCGCAGCATCATCGCACGTGAACGCAGCGGCCAGTTTACGCCCGTTAAGCTGAAACGACAAATCGATTTTAAGACCATTAGCCTGATCGAAGAGCTTCGATTGGATCTGCCTGGAATTCTTTATCAGAACGAACCAAGGCGCTACTATCCTTCTGGAATTCGAGCACCACATCTATTCGGCTATTTGGGGGAAGTAACCAAAAGCGAATTAAACCAACCTGAATATAAAAATTTTCGCCTCGGGGATATTGTTGGCAAAAAAGGATTGGAACGATACTATGATTCGGAACTCAGAGGCCTTCGCGGTTATCAATATGTAGAGGTAGATGCTTATGGAAGAGAAATTAAGGCCCTCAAGGACAAGCCCGAGATTTTACCAGTCCCAGGTCGAAATTTGCACCTGACCATTGATGCGCCGTTACAACGAATGTTAGAAGCTCGCATGGATTCATTACAAGGCGGCGCCGTGGTTGTGGATTGCCATACCGGGGGTGTTCTGGCATTGGTCAGCAAGCCAGATTTTGATCCAGAAATTTTCACCAAACCTGTCCCAGTCGAAGTCTGGCATTCATTAATTAATGATCCGAGAAAGCCGCTTTATGATCGCATGGTGCAAAGTCTTTACCCCCCTGGCTCCACCTATAAATTGGTCCTGGTCGCAGCGGCGCTTGAAACTGGCAGCATTACGCCAAGCTGGAAAGCATTTTGCCCCGGCTATACCTGGATGGGACGGCGACGATTTGATTGCTGGAACATTAATGGGCATGGAGAATCCGATCTTTTACAAGCGATCGAGCAATCCTGCAATGTCTATTTTTATAAATTGGGGTTAAAAGTGGGGCTGGATCATTGGGCTCACTTTTCGCGGATTTTCTTGTTCGATAAGCCAACCGGGATTGATTTGATCAATGAAAGAGCTGGCTTGGTTCCAGATCGAGCTTACTTGGATCGGCAGTTTGGTAAGGATCAATGGCCCAAAGGGTTGATCTTTAACCTCGCGATCGGCCAGGGAGACCTGTTGGTAAGCCCATTACAAATGGCACGGTTAGCTATGATTATCGCTAATGAGGGGGTTTATCGTCAGTTTCATATTTTGAATTATCTCGAAGATCCACTCACCAAAACGAAAAAACCAGCGCAGGTAGATTCCGTTCGGATCGTTGGAGTTTCCGCTGAGACGTTCAAAATTATCAAACAAGGCATGTATCGCGTATGTAATGGGGATCGAGGAACTGGTCGGGCGGCCAACTATCGCGATATAACGGTTGCTGGAAAAACGGGCACAGCCCAAAATCCCCACGGCGATGATCATGCATGGTTTATCGGTTTTGCCCCATTCGAGGCACCTCAAATTGCTTTTTGTATCTTCGTCGAAAATGGCGGCTCAGGCGGCAGGAATGCAGCACCTATCGCTCGTGAAATCATTAAGAACTATTTTTTCCGGGCTAAAACAAATGATGACAAAATTTGAGGACATTAAAGTATCAAATGCAGATTATGCGTTTTTTTTAGCAGTGTTGCTGCTTTGTATCATTGGTTTGATAGCCATATATAGTGCTTCCTACCAAGCGGAGTCCCCAGCACTTAAAGATAACTTCGCCAAGCAACTCGTTTGGTTAATGTTAGGCCTGATTCTCATGGGAATTATTATTATTCTCCCGGTTCGCTTTTTCTGGTCTTTAGCTTATGTCCTGTATTTTTTAACAATATTTCTACTCATCCTTACGCTGGTAATTAACCGCGGAAATCCAGTCGCACGATGGCTACCGATCGGATCGTTCCAATTTCAACCATCTGAGCTCGCCAAAATTAGCGTGGTTATTTTTCTCGCACGATACCTTGCTGAGGAAAAACGCGACCTCAACAAATTTAAGGACATCCTTATCGCCTTTGTCATCGTGTTAGTCCCCGCGCTGTTGATTGTCAATCAGCCAGACTTAGGAACTTCGCTCGTCTTTTTCGCGATTGTCCTGCCAATTTTATTTTGGGCTGGACTGCCCAGTTTCTACCTTTTTATTATACTCACCCCTTTCATCACGATGATTTCATCATTTAACTTTTATACATATTTTTTAGCAATGGCGCTCATCATTGTGGTTCTATTGCTATTTAAACGAAAGATTTTGCTTTCAAGTCTTGTGATTATAGCAAACATCGTAATGGGTATTATAACGCCAATGCTATGGAATCAAATGCGAGAATATCAGCGGCATCGAATCCTCACCTTTCTGGGATTAGAGATGGATCCAAAAGGATTGAGCTATCAGGTGATTCAATCTAAAGTAGCGATCGGATCTGGTGGATTTTGGGGAAAGGGGATTCTCAAAGGTACTCAAACCCAACTACGATTTTTGCCTGAGCAACACACAGATTTCGTATTCTCAGTAGTGGGTGAAGAGCTTGGATTCATCGGCAGTAGCATAGTACTAATATTGTTTTTATTTCTTCTCTTGCGGGCAATCTATATTGCTGCAAAGGTGCGAAATAAATTTTCAGGGCTCATGGTCATTGGCGCTACCGCTGTACTGGGATTTCACATTATCATCAATATTGGTATGACCGTGGGAATGATGCCAGTGACAGGCCTGCCTCTTCCTTTTTTAAGCTATGGGGGGTCTTTTTTATTGGTATCCATGAGTTTTGTCGGGATAATCATAAACGCTTCAATCCGAAGGTTCAGATATTAGATCGTGATAGTTGAAATTAGAGGTTCGATCGAAATCGATCGGCAAAAGGTTCTCCGTAGTGCTTTAATCCCATTATTTAGCCTAAGACGCATGGCAATAGTTACAAACAAGCCTTTGAGACGAGAAATTTAGTGATATAATTTCAAAAAA
This region of candidate division KSB1 bacterium genomic DNA includes:
- the mreD gene encoding rod shape-determining protein MreD, yielding MQLIKYMIAFVILLIVEINFMQLIAIKDVTPDLILIFVIIVSLKENRNRAGVIGFFAGLIQDAMTTHFFGLSALAKTIVGFWGSFFQRPNKKYNLISYLLAVVSLVLIHEVIFGFIYKLSLHLGFFKALIRFIIPRALYTSFFALMVYLLFRERLWKSEERFE
- the mrdA gene encoding penicillin-binding protein 2, with the protein product MQPFMTLAKKQVVYSAFVIILFMILIARFFYLQIYKQEQYFKASERNRIREITVEPNRGLMFDRNGEVLVDNYPSYSAYAIPFEVRKADSVLNLAGRILDISPAEIRSIIARERSGQFTPVKLKRQIDFKTISLIEELRLDLPGILYQNEPRRYYPSGIRAPHLFGYLGEVTKSELNQPEYKNFRLGDIVGKKGLERYYDSELRGLRGYQYVEVDAYGREIKALKDKPEILPVPGRNLHLTIDAPLQRMLEARMDSLQGGAVVVDCHTGGVLALVSKPDFDPEIFTKPVPVEVWHSLINDPRKPLYDRMVQSLYPPGSTYKLVLVAAALETGSITPSWKAFCPGYTWMGRRRFDCWNINGHGESDLLQAIEQSCNVYFYKLGLKVGLDHWAHFSRIFLFDKPTGIDLINERAGLVPDRAYLDRQFGKDQWPKGLIFNLAIGQGDLLVSPLQMARLAMIIANEGVYRQFHILNYLEDPLTKTKKPAQVDSVRIVGVSAETFKIIKQGMYRVCNGDRGTGRAANYRDITVAGKTGTAQNPHGDDHAWFIGFAPFEAPQIAFCIFVENGGSGGRNAAPIAREIIKNYFFRAKTNDDKI
- the rodA gene encoding rod shape-determining protein RodA, coding for MMTKFEDIKVSNADYAFFLAVLLLCIIGLIAIYSASYQAESPALKDNFAKQLVWLMLGLILMGIIIILPVRFFWSLAYVLYFLTIFLLILTLVINRGNPVARWLPIGSFQFQPSELAKISVVIFLARYLAEEKRDLNKFKDILIAFVIVLVPALLIVNQPDLGTSLVFFAIVLPILFWAGLPSFYLFIILTPFITMISSFNFYTYFLAMALIIVVLLLFKRKILLSSLVIIANIVMGIITPMLWNQMREYQRHRILTFLGLEMDPKGLSYQVIQSKVAIGSGGFWGKGILKGTQTQLRFLPEQHTDFVFSVVGEELGFIGSSIVLILFLFLLLRAIYIAAKVRNKFSGLMVIGATAVLGFHIIINIGMTVGMMPVTGLPLPFLSYGGSFLLVSMSFVGIIINASIRRFRY